The region AGCAaccgcgcgccgcgagcgtAGGAGGCGATGCCCCTCCGCTTGAGGCACAAAGGGGCGAAACTGGCCGATATTCTGACGATGATACGGGCGCCGTGGTGCAGGAGGTGGAAGAGGACACTCAGACGGGAGAACACGAGCGTGACGTGGACATGGCAGATGCGAGCGAATCCCCCGATGACGCTCCGGACAATGAGTCGGACGACTACGAGCCCCCAGTCGCCGGAGCTGCCAGGGTGGAGGCTCTGGCTTCCCCCATCCAGAGCCACAACAACATTGTGGAGCAAGCGAGCGCGTCCTCCACAAACGATGTTCAGCGTACAACGCCTGTGTCTTCCACCGCTGAACAGGTCctgccggcccggcccgACACCGCGATCGTGGCAGGAAGAGAAGTAGAAATGTCACCGCCAACGGACCACGATGCTGGACATCTAACGTTGCACCAGGTCCAGCCTGAAgccgcgagctcggcgccgcccgccccccgctCGACTTTTGTCCCATACGAAACGCCACTGCAGTACTTTCACTCGTATCGGTTCCATCCCGGCTACCGACAGTCGGTAGGCGGTGGGCTCCGTTCTCTAACGTACAGTAATAAGATTGATGCGCGAAGGGAGGTTTGCCCCGACCAGCTTGCCGGCAGATCGTGCCCTCGGGGTGACAAGTGCGAGTACCAACACTTTGAGACGATGAGGGTCGCAGGTCAGTGATGTACCCCCTACACACTGATGTACTAACTTGTGAGCCAACGTCGAGTCTGACGAGCCGCAACCACAGACGACCAGATCCTGCTCCAGTTGGGAGGCACGGGAAACTTTGACGATGAACAGAAGCAGCAGTACATAGCGGGCCTGCGTGAGCTGCTGACAGACTTTCGAAACCGCAAGGTAAAAGACTTCAACACGATCAGCCAAGGCATCGTCGATTATCGCGCCCGCTTCCAGAGCGACAAATCCAAGATCTTGCCGCTCGGCAACGTCTCCATCTGACGGCACACCGTCAGTTGGttggcagcgacggcaccttTCTTGGGCGCGACTGGGGGTGACTGGGCGCTCCTTGCCAGGGCATCTGCGTCGTGCCACCCGATGATGTATTATCTAACCGGACTCCCTCCACCTGGCGTTTGGGCGCCGCATTGCTATTCCATCTCAGCCATGCATCCTGGCGGTACATATCACGTAATAACTCAAGATACCCCTTGACGCCGCCTTTGGCCCTTTATCGAGGGCGATGCGACGGTTGTCGAATAATCCGGAGGATCTCAGAATGAGGCAGCTGTAAGAGCGCTTGCACGCGAGAGGACGGAGCCGTCACGGCTCGTGACGGCTGTTGGCTTGAGTTGCTCGTGGACGTAGCTTGGTGAAGCCGTGTCGCACGCAACGCACAACGGGCGGTAGTTGCGAATTGAGTCTATTTTCCACGATGTGGTCTATTGTTCTTGTGTGATGAATCAGTGCCTGCCGTTTATGCATCAAGCTTCTAACGTGTATAAAATCTCATGTTTCCATGTTCTGTTTTAACCAGACGACTCGCCGGAGCCCTCAATTTTGTGTCCCCTTTCGGACGACGCGCGGCCGGAGGCGGCCTTTCGCCTCAAGAACCATAAGCCCttgagcccgccgccgacctcgaaCAGCTCGGGGGCGCAGAGGACGGGATGGAAGACGTTGAGGGCgtagacggcgacgacgatgaggacgccCTCGAAGCCGATGAAGAGGCCCTGCTTGCCGATGATGGGGCCGGACCAGCCCTCGctcagctcggcgacgcggaagGCGCTACGCCAGAGGATGCAAAAGGtggagagggcgagggcggcgaggaagaggcggaaGCGCAGCGTCTGGCGCATGCGGACTAGGTGGTGCGCGttgccactgccgctgccagtgctgtcggcgccgctgtcTAGCTGGCTATggtactgctgctgttgttgtttctggcggcggtgggtgcGCAGGGCAAAGTCGACGGACGCGGCGATGAAGCACAGGAGGGTGAAGACCTGGAAGCTGAGGCCGGCGATCATGATgttggtgccggcggtggcggagcggctgccgtggaaggcgacggcggccatgccgccTCCGGTGGCCTGGAGGACGAGCGAGACGACGTCGCAGGGGATGAACTGCTTAAGGGTCAGCCAAGAACCGAGAGTGTTTCCCCCCCTCGACTTTAGGGACGGTTGGTTCTGCTATGGCAGCACAAGGCAAAGCAGGGGGTAGCAGGGGAAGGAAGCAGAGCTCGGTACGGAAAGGATCGCGAGAAAGGGGCACATACAATACGGGTGTAATACTCGGGCGGGATGCGCGAGTTCTCGGGCCCAAACgcggtgacgatgcgccTCAAGCACAGGTACAGCCCGGCGGCCATGAAGGCGGGGCCGATGGTGAGGCAGCAGATCTGCATGAGGAAGCCGTTCTCGTCCCAGCGGTTGCGCCAGGAGagcacgcggccggcgtagccgaggacctcgcagacgaggccgagcatcatggcgacgccaaaggcgaggccgcggccgcggcggaggacgaaggcgacggcggcgtagcccagcagcgaggcggcgaagaggccgaggaaggcggcgttggcggcgatgtcgacgcGGTACGAGTAgaagccgccgacgtggtcgCACAGGACGTCGTAGTCGGGGTGCTTGTAGCAGTACTGCGAGGGCAGGACGGTGCCGTTGAGGACCTCGGGCGggatggcgtcgatgggGACGACGTCCCGAAAGTAGCCGTCCATGGTGAGGTGTAAAGGTGTAGACGTCGTTTTTTTTTCTATcgtgaaggggggggggcttgcgATTTCGAGGCGGTGTCTGATATCGACAACGACTGGAAGAGAAAACGAACGAGTTCAGAAAGTAGACTCGAactctttttttttaaaaaataAAATGAAGCTACAAcgaaggaaaaaaaaaagtcgaCAAGTCAGTGAGTGAAAGAAGAGGCTTCTAAAAAAAATTGTGGGCGAGTGTTGTTcgtgaaggaggaggaggaggtggaggaggaggagggtcgAATGATTGAGATCTGACAGCACAGCAATAACAACAGAGAGCCAGCATCAGCCTAGCAAGGCTCCTCTCATCATGCTAATAATCAAcgggggcggctgctgctgacaaccaccaccaccaacaagaACAACACCATGCAGCTTGTGGATGCCTTGGCCGAAAGAAGGCTCGGGGCTTACGCGGACACCAAAAAAGCACGCGATCGGGTTTCGAGATGCACCGCGCCAGAGCCGCCATCTGTCACTCCGCCCTGCCGGAGACCGAGCCCGGAACCCCTGCGGCGACTTCCCAATTGGTCGCTACTACTTACTACACCTGTAACGAAACACACGAGTTGGGCGATTCCTTTGAGCCCGCGCCGTGTAatttttttattttattttttgTAAAATTCTTCTTTTCTTGAAATCTTGAGGGCCTTTGCGGGTTTGTAAAGCTGTGTCGCTGGGAAGGAAGGGGAGTTGTGACTTTTGTGAAGCCAAGGCGAACGGGCGGGCCCACCCACAACCGGCCTTCCGGggacgacaaggaggaggcACAGCAAAAGCCGTCCGTTTGAATACCAGgtgaggagggagggagagcgTTGGTCCAagctcgtcgctgctgtgGCGGCAATGGCAGTCACGCAGcaggcatgcaggcaggcagtcagtcaCGCATGCATGGCAGGGCTGAAGCCAGCCTCAAAAGCCGGGGTGGGCAAGGGGGACGTCGTCATcaatacgaagtacgtacatgTATGTGCTGTATGCCTGAGAGAGACACACGAGCAGGGAGGAGGCTAGCATAGCATCGAAACACGAAATCGTCAGAGGTTGGTCGTGTTTGTCAAACTTGCGGCTGGGCTTGTGGCGGATTACATGaatgttttttttttgatgGTGGTCTCTCATCACTTGCATCTCGCGCGGCCGCTTACACCAACAGCATcaactacgaagtacaagtTGGTCAAAATccaaaggaaaaaaaaaatcaagAAAGCGCGCATCAGCGGCGCCccgcgacgagacgacgtcAACAATCTCAAACCCGTCTCCCGAACCCCGACCCcaccatgccatgccatgcaaCCCATCGGGGTCCTCCCGGGAGACGGAGTCTGCGAAAGGGGAAAAAAGCGGATTCGGGATCCCCTACCGGCTGCGACCCACAAGGATGGATTCAGTCAACACGAATGATATAAAAAAGGCCCAAGGGTTGCCTGCTCTCCTGTTGTACAATGTAAGAAAACGTACGAGAAAAATCATCATCTCTTGCTTACCCACGGGAATCGTTTAGTCTCCCTCGCGGCGGCTCACGcgttttgctgctgctcttaTTCCCCAATTGGGAGCTCGGATTCTCCTCTCACGGCAGGCACTCCCTTGCTGCCGAACACACACATATCCACGTACAcacacgcatgcacgcacgcacgcatcaGGATCACGAAAGACATCAACTGCCAGGCCCGGCGGGTGTTGCTTCAAcgccactgctgctgctgctgccaccgccgggcgtatgtatgtactacCCACCCCGTGAGGCtgaaagaagaagaagacgacgacgacgtgggatcatcctcctccgcctcctcccaccaGCCGCCCAGGGTAGTTCCTTGCACGCATCCACCCTGCGTTGTAACGTTAGTTACACCCATCCCTCGTAACGCGAATCCATACCACCGCCATCGGACCCCAAGCtgttttttttctcctcGCCTCTACGTTGACTCACACACGTCAGGCAGGCGCACGCCTCGCTCGCTACCTCGTACATATCATTCGATTGATGCTACTGTACGCACGGCTCCGTCAGCCTCACAACTTTGCGCCCcgagcgagcgcgggcgCCTCGCGACCGTTACGGACAAGCCCCGATCGactcgtcgccatcatcatcaacatcatcggcgtggccgtcgtcatcgtcgtcatcgtccttcCTGCTACGAGAAAACCAAAACCCGAGCTTGAAACAACCCCCCATCTCGACACCACAGCGCCAAACGTACATGAGAATTACTACTTTCAGACCACTGTCGCTTGGTGAAAAGAACTTTTAGTTGCTTGTTCTCGTTTACGCCCTACTAACCATGTACCTGCGTAGCAGTAGCCTTATTAGTACATATGGAGGTGTAATTCTCAGACACACAAAAAGAGgcgtcacgtcacgtcaaGTCAAGCCCGCGACttggtacgtacgtacgtagtagcaCAAAATGTTCACGAGAGGGCGCCGTAACTACATCGTGCCGCGTAATGCTGCTTGCCGCGCCGCACTCACTCGCCTTTGCCCTCTTCTCCTTTCCCCTTTTCTTTGCTCCATTGTCCGAGATAAGATGTGACTTCAACAAGGGCACCAGGCTTATCctatcggcggcggcagcagcagccaacaagccctcggcgcggttCACCTGTTAGCCCGGTGAGCTATGCACGTACCGTATGATGGGGAACAAAGTCGCCTCATCGTGAGATCTTACTCCCTCGCCGCGACGACAGCTCCCCATTCGCGTCCCCGGGGGCACAACGCTGCTGACCcgcgtggcggcgagacAACAGCGGCGCCCCCGGTTTGCGCGTACCCCTGCACCGAGACACCGGGCATACTAACCATGAAtcaccgacgacgcacgTGGATCATGAGCACTCGCGCATCTTGCGCCATTGCACTTGTCTCAGCAGACCTTTCAACAAAAGGTTAAGCAAATATGGTGTACAGTCCTACGTAGCGGTATGTTCTTGTGCGCAATTTGTACAGTACACGCGCCTCCTCTCTTCGTCGCTCGAGGGTATCGTCATTGTTGCTTCTTCGTCTCCCCCTGCGCACCCGGTacgtcggccgccaccgccgcatACGTCGCGTCGCCGTTCTTCGCCGCGTCTCTCTCCCTGTGCACGCTTCTGGCCTCGTTGATGTTGTCGAGGGCTGGGCTCttcgcagcggcggccccccgACGCACCCCTacgcccttgagcttctcgcgGGACTgcgcgtcggcatcgcggggCGGCACGCCGTGCacctcgacgggcttctGTACCGACTCCGGTATCGACGGGGCGTCGTCTCGGAGGGGCTCCGTCGCGAGGTGCTGGTGAACCTCGTGCGgggcctggccgtcgcccgctaccgtcgacgtctcgctctcgctgccgcggtggtggtggttggcgcCCAAGTAGCCTGACCCCATGAGGCTCTCGCTGCGCACCATGTAGTACCTGCTGTACTCCTCGGCCGTgtgctcggcgtcggtgaAGCTGTCGAGGGCGTCCAAGACGTGCTGAAACACTTGCGTGTCCACGTCGCGCGCCCACAGGAAGTCGAGGTGCTCGTAGTGGGGGATCTCCGTGGCAaccgtctgcggcggcagctcccgcAGCATGGCCTTGATGTCGACCAGAgagtcgctgccgccgtatacgaggacgacgggcgtTCTTATGTTCCGCGTCGGGTACTTGGCGACCTTGGAGTATTTGCTCGACGTGGTGACGCTCATGGGCTGgtgcacgtcgtcgtcgtacaTCTGGAAGCACTTGTTGCGGATGATCTGGAACCAGTGCACCACGCTCTTGGTGCTCGTGAACGAATACAAGTGCGGGTATGCCGCCAGCTTCTGGCTTGTCGAGATGTTGAGCGTCTGCCACTTGAAGAGAAACGCCAACCCCATGTCGATGAGGCGGCTGAAGATGGGCGGGTACATGAGCGTCTCCCACATGGTCGCCGAGCTGAGGATGGAGCGGCGGCCAAACATGAGGTACAacaccgacggcgacgccttgacgagggagtcgacgatgccgttggacagccccgccggcgccatggcgggggcgaggccgatgaaGACGTTGACCTGATTGTTGAGCTTGGGATGAATGGCCAGCGTGGCAAAGGCCTGTGCCGTGCCCTGCGAGAAGCCCACGTACGACAGGCTCTCCTGGCCCGTCGTGTCGAGGATGTAGGCGATGGTGTCGGGTATATCGTGGAAGGCGAACTCGTCCATGGAAAAGTCCCAAAACTGGACCGACGTCGGGCTGCAGTGGATCGACTTTTTCGAGTACTTGTTGCCACGGTTGTTGCCAAGCTGGGAGCCGTTAGCTGAACCTCGTCGTAATAAACGCCACCAGGAGGAGAAGCGAAAAGGAAACGCACCCAGACGTCGAAGCCGCGCTCGACCAGCTCAAAGGGCAGGCATCGCTGCTCGTCCGTCAGGCAAACCCAGACCTCCGAGTTCATCAGCAGGCCATGGTGCAAGTAAGCGACGCGCTTCTTGACGCTCCGCGGCCCGCAGTTGACCTTTGAGCCCTCTTCGCCCT is a window of Purpureocillium takamizusanense chromosome 10, complete sequence DNA encoding:
- a CDS encoding uncharacterized protein (COG:S~EggNog:ENOG503NZUX~TransMembrane:7 (o52-75i82-100o115-137i158-182o194-218i261-280o300-319i)) — encoded protein: MDGYFRDVVPIDAIPPEVLNGTVLPSQYCYKHPDYDVLCDHVGGFYSYRVDIAANAAFLGLFAASLLGYAAVAFVLRRGRGLAFGVAMMLGLVCEVLGYAGRVLSWRNRWDENGFLMQICCLTIGPAFMAAGLYLCLRRIVTAFGPENSRIPPEYYTRIFIPCDVVSLVLQATGGGMAAVAFHGSRSATAGTNIMIAGLSFQVFTLLCFIAASVDFALRTHRRQKQQQQQYHSQLDSGADSTGSGSGNAHHLVRMRQTLRFRLFLAALALSTFCILWRSAFRVAELSEGWSGPIIGKQGLFIGFEGVLIVVAVYALNVFHPVLCAPELFEVGGGLKGLWFLRRKAASGRASSERGHKIEGSGESSG
- the TGL1 gene encoding Sterol esterase (TransMembrane:1 (o20-46i)~MEROPS:MER0208659~EggNog:ENOG503NUHK~COG:I), with amino-acid sequence MPVPFLGRLHAYEYLALVGSFVLVGLEAIIRVLTLALPPFLVELFYRASRRIFNRYSTPEQKKAENRKKSISTSIRDATDFVELCRIWGYEAEEHIVQTKDGFLLGIHRLQWRKGEEGSKVNCGPRSVKKRVAYLHHGLLMNSEVWVCLTDEQRCLPFELVERGFDVWLGNNRGNKYSKKSIHCSPTSVQFWDFSMDEFAFHDIPDTIAYILDTTGQESLSYVGFSQGTAQAFATLAIHPKLNNQVNVFIGLAPAMAPAGLSNGIVDSLVKASPSVLYLMFGRRSILSSATMWETLMYPPIFSRLIDMGLAFLFKWQTLNISTSQKLAAYPHLYSFTSTKSVVHWFQIIRNKCFQMYDDDVHQPMSVTTSSKYSKVAKYPTRNIRTPVVLVYGGSDSLVDIKAMLRELPPQTVATEIPHYEHLDFLWARDVDTQVFQHVLDALDSFTDAEHTAEEYSRYYMVRSESLMGSGYLGANHHHRGSESETSTVAGDGQAPHEVHQHLATEPLRDDAPSIPESVQKPVEVHGVPPRDADAQSREKLKGVGVRRGAAAAKSPALDNINEARSVHRERDAAKNGDATYAAVAADVPGAQGETKKQQ